One Phaseolus vulgaris cultivar G19833 chromosome 4, P. vulgaris v2.0, whole genome shotgun sequence DNA window includes the following coding sequences:
- the LOC137836905 gene encoding TMV resistance protein N-like, whose protein sequence is MAAMSCSIAFSYDVFLSFRGSDTRHGFVGNLYKALQDKGIHTFIDDEKLEGGEEITPTLMKAIEESRIAITVLSHNYASSSFCLDELVNIIGCAEKKGLLVLPVFYNLDPSDVRHQKGSYAEALTKHEERFKVKKESFNHNKERLEKWKMALHHVANISGYHFKPGHEYEYEFIGRIVELVSSKINRSPLHVADYPIGLESQMLEVMKLLDVGSDDKGVHMIGIHGIGGIGKTTLALAIYNLVAHHFDGLCFLENVRENSDKHGLQHLQSILLAELVKEKRMNITSVQQGISMLQHRLQQKKVLLVVDDADKHEQLQAIVGRSDWFGSGSRIIITTRDEQLLASHKVKRTYVVKELNKNEALQLLTWKAFRTDEVDPSYEEVLNSVVAYACGLPLALEVIGSNLFGKSIEEWKSAIKQYKRIPNNQILKVLKVSFDALEEEEKSVFLDIACCFKGYELEEVQDTLHGHYGDCMKYHIGVLVDKSLLKLSLNGMEVTMHDLVEDMGKEIVRKESPKDPGKRSRLWLHEDIIQVLEDNTGTREIEIMRLDFPLLDKEGMIEWNRKAFKKMRNLKTLIIKSGNFSKGPKYLPNSLRVLEWWRYPSHGLPSDFLSKKLVMCKLPESCFTSLELVDLLKKFMSMRFLNLDKNKYLKQIPDVSGLPNLEKLSFQHCQNLTTIHNSIGFLHKLEILNAFGCSKLVSFPPIKLSALEKLNLSRCYSLESFPEILGKMENIRSLQLEHTAIKELPSSIQNLTQLEGLQLSNCGVVKLPSSIVMMSKLIDLIGWKWKGWQWIKQEKDEEKEGSSIVSSNVECLWVSECNLCDDFFSIGFKRFAHVKDLDLSKNNFTILPECIKEFQFLRKLNVNDCKLLREIRGIPPSLKHFLATNCKSLTSSSISMFLNQELHEAGKTQFYLPGERVPEWFDHQCNGPSISFWFQNRFPKKVLCLIIGPIADDCGMFLPMVIINGNKCFRGSDHYMIGRDHTYIIDIQMIGFEENLYEIPFENEWNHAEVKFVDSEETAILKESGIRIFKQESSMKDIWFSDPYGKRKLEDNLNSLKSQSQQLLKKHRFVDMEDL, encoded by the exons ATGGCTGCAATGTCATGTTCCATTGCATTCTCCTATGATGTGTTCCTCAGCTTTAGAGGCTCAGACACACGCCATGGTTTTGTTGGCAACCTTTACAAAGCTCTTCAGGACAAGGGAATCCACACTTTCATTGATGATGAGAAGCTTGAGGGAGGAGAGGAAATAACACCTACCCTTATGAAGGCAATTGAAGAGTCTAGAATTGCGATCACTGTGCTCTCTCACAACTATGCTTCTTCATCATTTTGTTTAGATGAACTTGTTAATATCATTGGTTGTGCTGAGAAGAAAGGCTTGTTGGTTTTGCCTGTTTTTTACAACTTAGATCCTTCTGATGTGAGACACCAGAAAGGTAGTTATGCAGAAGCATTGACAAAGCATGAGGAAAGGTTCAAAGTTAAGAAGGAAAGTTTCAACCATAACAAGGAGAGGTTGGAGAAATGGAAGATGGCTCTGCATCATGTGGCTAACATCTCTGGCTATCATTTCAAACCAGG ACATGAATATGAATATGAGTTTATTGGGAGGATTGTTGAGTTGGTCTCTAGCAAGATTAATCGAAGTCCTTTACATGTTGCGGATTACCCAATTGGACTAGAGTCACAAATGTTAGAAGTAATGAAACTTTTGGATGTTGGAAGTGATGATAAGGGTGTTCACATGATTGGGATTCATGGAATTGGTGGGATAGGAAAAACAACACTTGCTCTAGCCATTTATAATTTGGTAGCTCACCATTTTGATGGTTTGtgttttcttgaaaacgtgAGAGAAAACTCAGACAAACATGGGTTACAACATCTCCAAAGCATCCTTCTTGCTGAGTTGGttaaagaaaagagaatgaaCATAACAAGTGTGCAACAAGGAATTTCAATGTTACAACATAGGCTCCAACAGAAGAAGGTTCTCTTGGTAGTAGATGATGCTGACAAGCATGAGCAATTGCAGGCTATTGTTGGCAGATCTGACTGGTTTGGTTCCGGGAGTAGAATCATCATAACAACTCGAGATGAGCAGCTGCTAGCATCTCATAAGGTTAAAAGAACATATGTGGTGAAGGAACTGAACAAGAATGAGGCTCTTCAATTGCTTACATGGAAAGCTTTTAGAACTGATGAAGTTGATCCAAGTTATGAGGAGGTCTTGAATAGTGTGGTAGCTTATGCTTGTGGCCTTCCATTGGCTTTGGAAGTAATAGGCTCCAACTTGTTTGGAAAAAGTATAGAAGAATGGAAATCTGCTATCAAACAATATAAAAGAATTCCTAATAATCAAATTCTAAAAGTACTTAAAGTAAGCTTTGATGCTTtggaggaagaagagaaaagtgtttttcttgaCATTGCTTGTTGCTTCAAAGGATATGAATTGGAAGAGGTTCAAGATACACTTCATGGTCATTACGGTGATTGCATGAAGTATCATATTGGGGTGTTGGTTGATAAATCTCTCTTAAAGCTTAGTCTGAATGGTATGGAGGTGACAATGCATGACTTGGTAGAGGACATGGGTAAAGAAATTGTAAGAAAGGAGTCACCAAAAGATCCAGGGAAACGTAGCAGATTATGGTTGCATGAGGATATAATTCAAGTTTTAGAAGACAACACT GGAACTAGAGAAATTGAAATCATGCGTCTGGATTTTCCCTTACTTGACAAAGAAGGAATGATAGAATGGAACAGAAAGGCCTTCAAGAAGATGAGAAACCTCAAAACACTAATTATTAAAAGTGGTAATTTTTCCAAAGGTCCCAAATATCTTCCAAATAGTCTAAGAGTATTAGAATGGTGGAGGTATCCTTCACATGGTTTACCATCCgattttctttcaaaaaaacTTGTCATGTGCAAGTTGCCTGAGAGTTGCTTTACATCACTTGAGTTGGTTGACTTATTGAAG AAGTTCATGAGTATGAGATTTTTAAATCTGgacaaaaacaaatatttaaaacagaTACCTGATGTATCTGGTCTCCCAAATTTAGAGAAACTCTCATTTCAACATTGTCAAAATTTAACTACAATTCACAATTCCATTGGATTTTTGCATAAATTGGAAATTTTGAATGCTTTTGGTTGCAGCAAACTTGTAAGTTTTCCACCTATCAAGTTGTCTGCCCTTGAAAAGCTCAATCTCTCACGTTGTTATAGTCTTGAAAGTTTTCCAGAAATATTAGGGAAGATGGAAAACATAAGGTCACTTCAGTTGGAGCACACTGCCATAAAAGAATTGCCATCTTCTATTCAAAATCTTACACAACTTGAAGGGTTACAATTGTCTAACTGTGGAGTTGTTAAGTTACCAAGTAGCATTGTTATGATGTCAAAATTGATTGATCTTATTGGTTGGAAATGGAAAGGGTGGCAATGGATAAAACaggaaaaggatgaagaaaaagaaggatCATCTATAGTATCTTCAAATGTAGAATGCCTTTGGGTCTCAGAATGCAACCTGTGTGATGATTTCTTTTCAATTGGTTTCAAGCGATTTGCTCATGTGAAAGACTTAGACCTATCAAAGAATAATTTCACAATCCTACCTGAATGCATCAAAGAGTTTCAATTTTTAAGGAAGCTTAATGTGAATGATTGCAAGCTTCTTCGGGAAATTAGAGGGATTCCACCAAGCTTGAAACATTTCTTAGCAACAAATTGTAAATCCTTGACTTCTTCAAGTATAAGCATGTTCCTAAATCAG GAACTACATGAGGCTGGAAAAACTCAATTTTATTTACCAGGAGAAAGGGTTCCGGAATGGTTTGATCACCAGTGCAATGGACCTTCAATTTCTTTTTGGTTTCAAAATAGGTTCCCTAAGAAGGTTCTTTGTCTTATAATTGGACCTATTGCAGATGACTGTGGAATGTTTTTGCCTATGGTAATCATCAATGGCAACAAATGTTTTCGTGGTAGTGACCATTACATGATAGGAAGGGATCATACATATATTATTGATATTCAAATGATAGgatttgaagaaaatttatATGAAATTCCTTTTGAAAATGAATGGAACCATGCAGAAGTTAAATTTGTAGATTCGGAAGAGACAGCAATTCTTAAAGAAAGTGGAATTCGTATTTTCAAACAAGAAAGTAGCATGAAGGATATTTGGTTTTCTGATCCTTATGGCAAGAGAAAATTAGAAGATAATCTCAATAGCTTGAAATCACAAAGCCAACAATTGCTAAAAAAGCATAGGTTTGTGGACATGGAAGATTTGTAG